The following proteins are encoded in a genomic region of Candida albicans SC5314 chromosome 4, complete sequence:
- a CDS encoding uncharacterized protein (Ortholog of C. dubliniensis CD36 : Cd36_42100, Debaryomyces hansenii CBS767 : DEHA2C14850g, Pichia stipitis Pignal : PICST_52615 and Spathaspora passalidarum NRRL Y-27907 : SPAPADRAFT_58608), protein MQSGFSKNKQFYTYIPAVNSSSTKLLLFLHGLGSSQNFYYPIARKFPQFNVLLIDHEGAGQSKLLHHTNLSLQDLSENVVSVLQELSLNKLEITLIGHSMSGMLVSYMNLFTDLPIIENVLIAPVHPRKNLVDIMQKRIDSLQVSKSLIEFSNTIPEAATGSNCGDLQIAFIRQLIQGNSVDGYIANCQAINSGINYDFDYARINKPTLIIYGKQDQTSPWIGCVEEIYKNLPNAQLKELDVGHWIVIEDDKNVYDALEKFLQQ, encoded by the coding sequence ATGCAAAGTGGGTTctcaaaaaacaaacagtTTTATACCTATATTCCAGCAGTCAATTCTAGTAGCACTAAACTATTATTGTTCTTACATGGATTAGGCTCATCTCagaatttttattatccTATTGCTAGGAAATTTCCTCAATTTAATGTCTTGTTAATTGATCATGAAGGAGCAGGACAATCGAAGTTGTTGCATCATACTAATTTGTCGTTACAGGACTTGTCTGAAAACGTCGTTTCGGTTTTACAAGAGTTATCCTTGaataaattagaaattaCCTTAATTGGACATTCAATGTCCGGAATGCTTGTCAGTTATATGAATTTGTTTACTGATTTaccaattattgaaaatgtatTGATTGCTCCTGTTCATCCTCGAAAGAATTTGGTAGATATAATGCAAAAGAGGATCGATTCATTGCAAGTAAGTAAATCACTAATTGAATTTAGTAATACTATTCCTGAAGCAGCTACTGGGTCTAACTGTGGTGATTTACAAATTGCTTTTATAAGACAATTAATACAAGGAAATTCTGTTGATGGTTATATTGCCAATTGTCAGGCTATCAATAGTGGTATAAATTACGATTTTGACTATGCAAGAATTAATAAGCCAACTTTGATCATTTATGGGAAACAAGACCAGACTTCGCCATGGATAGGATGCGTTGAAGAAATCTATAAAAACTTGCCTAATGCTCAATTAAAGGAGCTAGATGTTGGCCATTGGATTGTTATTGAAGATGACAAAAATGTGTATGATGCTTTAGAAAAGTTCCTCCAACAGTGa
- the ZCF25 gene encoding Zcf25p (Putative Zn(II)2Cys6 transcription factor) — MDIETTKERRRKVSRACDYCKKRKYKCSGIAPCNLCSKKQIDCIFSIVDKRTTKGSKVYKPSSIEILSHNNLAQRNSLITDDIQNKINKQSQDPVPKTRSEQEIRLSNSHSETLKDNSATNTTEYIPKNLQPLLSFPLKKEEEDDTSDGDTSISQDGKQKSETISTTNNTPTNRSNTNSTNSNVTTQGLSNSNGNNLRLLYDKDGRLRYIGESSPLSLFYEARKIFRSIRGVSEFTDDPDTVNIIDGISHVKQSRVLQMPKREHALLLLNLFEANINQTWYIYNREWLSDQFIKVIDDPLNISPERMAAFHLIFSLGLLFAEKSKHGIVEKIGAHSSQYFESGFDLIRNILDDGGLWMTETSLLMYFYYQSTARRSSSWMMLGNAIRNAQALGLHRRAVNESFPNPQYIIHRRKLWKTLYICDRISSIMLGRPLSISDYDWDDFLIPRDKEIITNDLNGDISTICLDANTRLSKILGHIVQNFYQDGVVNLMKAETIAIELKKWSFKLPSTIQIDKILKTSQTQISYEIDSSVRPAMSDNYPILLIHIMQLYGVMLLGKPIFMYLLFKKDQNTDNSTDRQQKVLKNFCSASIKASVLTIQAIHIYTKCHPQRIESYITVNCCCHAAIMLGLTILYRQTNSDYEKDEYSIDDLMQQLNIAKSILNFYGSTNTISYRLHTIVLRLINTLTLQAQPQDENDELLSLPIPTPFQERVENQPLPEVYQTQFDSKEPTDQGESIFNTPLENIINFQQFFVPSATNSEDNNSSRTSLKEFERRMENVPRLEEFMYDVGMNDLLLEGRSDSGQ; from the coding sequence ATGGATATAGAAACCActaaagaaagaagaagaaaagtaTCCAGAGCTTGTGATTACTGTAAGAAGCGAAAATACAAATGCAGTGGGATTGCACCCTGTAATTTATGTtcaaagaaacaaattgacTGTATTTTTAGTATTGTGGACAAACGGACAACCAAGGGGTCGAAAGTTTACAAGCCGTCTTCGATAGAGATTCTTTCACATAATAACTTAGCCCAACGAAACAGTCTTATTACTGATGatattcaaaacaaaataaacaaacagtCTCAGGACCCAGTTCCTAAAACAAGACTGGAACAGGAGATTAGGTTGTCCAACTCACATTCAGAGACTTTGAAAGATAATTCTGCAACAAATACGACTGAGTATATACCAAAAAATCTACAACCATTACTTTCATTCccattgaagaaagaagaagaagacgatACATCTGATGGAGATACCAGTATTTCTCAAGACGGCAAGCAAAAATCTgaaacaatatcaacaaccaacaataCACCAACCAATAGATCAAATACCAATTCTACGAACAGCAATGTGACCACACAGGGTTTATCAAACAGCAATGGAAATAACCTACGACTTCTTTACGATAAAGATGGAAGACTAAGATACATTGGAGAAAGTAGCCCGCTTTCATTGTTTTACGAagcaagaaaaattttccgATCTATACGTGGGGTGTCTGAATTTACAGATGATCCTGATACagtaaatataattgatggAATATCTCATGTTAAACAAAGTAGAGTTTTACAAATGCCAAAAAGAGAACATgccttgttgttgttgaatctTTTTGAAGcaaatatcaatcaaaCGTGGTATATCTATAATAGAGAATGGCTTAGtgatcaatttatcaaagtTATTGATGATCCATTGAACATTTCACCCGAAAGAATGGCTGCTttccatttgattttttcattggGGTTATTATTTgctgaaaaatcaaaacacGGCATAGTAGAGAAAATTGGTGCTCATTCAAGTCAGTATTTTGAAAgtggatttgatttgattagaAATATACTCGATGATGGTGGGTTATGGATGACTGAAACCAGTTTATTAatgtatttttattatcagtCAACAGCAAGACGATCATCGTCTTGGATGATGTTAGGAAACGCAATCAGGAATGCCCAAGCGTTAGGACTACACAGAAGAGCTGTGAATGAGTCTTTCCCTAATCCACAATACATCATCCATAGACGAAAATTATGGAAAACATTATACATTTGTGATAGGATCTCATCAATAATGCTAGGTCGGCCATTATCTATTAGCGACTACGATTGGGACGATTTTCTCATACCAAGagataaagaaattattacTAATGACTTGAATGGTGATATTTCTACAATATGTTTAGATGCGAATACTCGACTTTCAAAGATTCTTGGACATATTGTACAAAACTTTTACCAAGATGGCGTTGTTAATTTGATGAAGGCAGAGACTATAGCCATAGAGTTGAAAAAGTGGTCATTTAAATTGCCAAGTACTATTCAAATAGACAAGATATTGAAGACCTCCCAGACCCAAATCTCTTACGAAATTGATAGTTCCGTGAGACCAGCTATGTCAGACAACTAtccaatattattaattcatATCATGCAATTATATGGAGTAATGTTATTAGGGAAACCAATTTTCATgtatttattgtttaaaaaagaCCAAAACACGGACAATTCTACAGATAGACAGCAGAAAGtattaaagaatttttgTTCTGCCAGCATTAAAGCATCAGTATTAACTATACAAGCTATTCACATATATACAAAATGCCATCCTCAGAGAATTGAACTGTATATTACCGTCAATTGTTGCTGTCATGCAGCAATAATGTTGGGATTAACAATCTTGTATCGTCAAACAAACTCAGATTACGAAAAGGACGAGTATTCTATTGATGACTTGAtgcaacaattgaatattgcCAAATCCATATTGAACTTTTATGGATCAACTAATACCATTAGTTATAGATTGCACACAATAGTGTTGCGATTGATCAACACGTTAACTTTACAAGCACAACCAcaagatgaaaatgatgagTTGCTTTCATTACCAATACCAACACCATTTCAAGAAAGAGTTGAAAACCAGCCATTACCCGAAGTGTATCAAACACAATTTGATTCTAAGGAACCGACAGATCAAGGGGAAtctattttcaatactCCGTTGGAAAAcattataaattttcaacaattttttgttccTTCGGCCACTAATTCAGAAGACAATAATAGTAGCAGGACTTCGTTAAAAGAgtttgaaagaagaatgGAAAACGTTCCAAGGCTTGAGGAGTTTATGTATGATGTCGGTATGAATGATTTGCTATTAGAAGGAAGAAGTGATTCAGGGCAATGA
- a CDS encoding uncharacterized protein (Catechol 1,2-dioxygenase (1,2-CTD), involved in degradation of aromatic compounds; Spider biofilm induced), translating into MSQAFTESVKTSLGPNATPRAKKLIASLVQHVHDFARENHLTTEDWLWGVDFINRIGQMSDSRRNEGILVCDIIGLETLVDALTNESEQSNHTSSAILGPFYLPDSPVYPNGGSIVQKAIPTDVKCFVRGKVTDTEGKPLGGAQLEVWQCNSAGFYSQQADHDGPEFNLRGTFITDDEGNYSFECLRPTSYPIPYDGPAGDLLKIMDRHPNRPSHIHWRVSHPGYHTLITQIYDAECPYTNNDSVYAVKDDIIVHFEKVDNKDKDLVGKVEYKLDYDISLATESSIQEARAAAKARQDAEIKL; encoded by the coding sequence atgTCACAAGCTTTTACTGAAAGTGTTAAAACCTCCTTAGGTCCCAATGCCACTCCAAGAgccaagaaattgattgcCTCATTGGTGCAACATGTTCATGATTTTGCTAGAGAGAATCATTTAACCACTGAAGATTGGTTATGGGGCGTTGACTTTATTAATAGAATTGGTCAAATGTCAGATAGTAGAAGAAATGAAGGAATCTTGGTATGCGACATTATAGGTTTAGAAACATTAGTTGATGCTTTGACTAATGAGAGtgaacaatcaaatcataCCTCGTCAGCTATTCTTGGCCCATTTTATTTACCCGATTCCCCTGTTTATCCAAATGGTGGTTCAATTGTCCAAAAAGCTATTCCTACTGATGTCAAGTGTTTTGTCAGAGGTAAAGTCACTGATACTGAAGGAAAACCATTAGGTGGTGCTCAACTTGAAGTTTGGCAATGTAACAGTGCCGGATTCTATAGTCAACAAGCTGATCACGATGGACCAGAATTTAACTTGAGAGGAACATTTATTACCGATGACGAAGgaaattattcatttgaaTGTTTGAGACCAACCCTGTATCCAATCCCATATGACGGTCCTGCTGGAGATTTATTGAAGATTATGGACAGACATCCAAATAGACCTAGCCATATTCATTGGCGTGTTTCACACCCAGGGTATCATACTTTGATCACTCAAATATACGATGCTGAATGCCCTTATACAAATAATGACTCTGTTTATGCTGTTAAAGATGATATTATTGttcattttgaaaaagtcgacaataaagataaagattTAGTTGGCAAGGTTGAGTATAAGTTAGACTATGATATTTCATTGGCCACTGAATCAAGTATTCAGGAAGCAAGAGCTGCCGCCAAGGCAAGACAAGATGCTGAAATTAAATTGTAA
- the BGL2 gene encoding glucan 1,3-beta-glucosidase (Cell wall 1,3-beta-glucosyltransferase; mutant has cell-wall and growth defects, but wild-type 1,3- or 1,6-beta-glucan content; antigenic; virulence role in mouse systemic infection; rat catheter biofilm induced) codes for MQIKFLTTLATVLTSVAAMGDLAFNLGVKNDDGTCKDVSTFEGDLDFLKSHSKIIKTYAVSDCNTLQNLGPAAEAEGFQIQLGIWPNDDAHFEAEKEALQNYLPKISVSTIKIFLVGSEALYREDLTASELASKINEIKDLVKGIKDKNGKSYSSVPVGTVDSWNVLVDGASKPAIDAADVVYSNSFSYWQKNSQANASYSLFDDVMQALQTLQTAKGSTDIEFWVGETGWPTDGSSYGDSVPSVENAADQWQKGICALRAWGINVAVYEAFDEAWKPDTSGTSSVEKHWGVWQSDKTLKYSIDCKFN; via the coding sequence ATgcaaatcaaattcttgaCTACTCTCGCAACTGTTCTTACTTCAGTTGCCGCCATGGGTGATTTGGCTTTCAACCTTGGTGTTAAAAATGATGACGGTACTTGTAAAGACGTCAGTACTTTTGAAGGTGATTTAGATTTCTTGAAAAGTCATTCgaaaatcattaaaactTATGCTGTTTCCGATTGTAACACTTTACAAAACCTTGGTCCAGCTGCTGAAGCTGAAGGATTCCAAATCCAATTAGGTATCTGGCCAAATGACGATGCTCACTTTGAAGCTGAAAAGGAAGCTTTGCAAAATTATTTGCCAAAGATTTCCGTCTCCACCATCAAGATTTTCTTGGTTGGTTCTGAAGCTTTATACAGAGAAGATTTGACTGCTTCTGAGTTAGCTTCCAAgattaatgaaatcaaGGATTTAGTTAAAGGCATTAAAGACAAAAACGGTAAATCCTACTCAAGTGTCCCAGTTGGTACTGTTGATTCTTGGAATGTCTTAGTTGATGGTGCCAGTAAACCAGCCATCGATGCTGCAGATGTTGTCTACTCCAACTCCTTCTCATACTGGCAAAAAAACAGTCAAGCTAATGCTTCATACTCTCTTTTCGATGATGTTATGCAAGCTTTGCAAACTCTTCAAACTGCTAAAGGTTCCACTGATATTGAATTCTGGGTTGGTGAAACTGGTTGGCCAACTGATGGTAGTTCATATGGTGATTCCGTTCCTTCTGTTGAAAATGCTGCTGATCAATGGCAAAAAGGTATCTGTGCTCTTAGAGCTTGGGGTATTAATGTTGCTGTCTATGAAGCTTTTGATGAAGCCTGGAAACCAGATACTTCCGGTACTAGCTCCGTTGAAAAACATTGGGGTGTTTGGCAATCCGACAAAACTTTGAAATACTCAATTGACTGTAAATTCAACTAA
- the BFR1 gene encoding Bfr1p (Protein involved in the maintenance of normal ploidy; S. cerevisiae ortholog cofers Brefeldin A resistance; stationary phase enriched protein; Spider biofilm repressed) yields MSSVKSATTSTSAAPRRREIKRPDDKAIKEEIEKLKDEIKKLDLTNNEINAQIAKAQIDQKVMDKRNKLQTELKSLIAKQSQGKNERQLINDQIKAIDASMKKRIAEIQQQTSKNNFKNVAEIDSRINYLDGLIDAGNLKLADERRFVKEMSSLRKLRKDFGSIEKTQELIDQDKAKIAELKKKLSATHNKEVQAQFETIQKELDAINESNKTIISKRDELRDKRTEIKKQKDAKYEQIRKIRSDFDEKFASFKKQLAEEKKRRDEEYKQRLLEEKQQKKKEQAEKELAEASIPAFTEEINSIHTLLSYFDPSYVKPTKKTETNGALPINNNIRKVEFPEDFVVIKKEQEEFFAGTKGKKGKQHQKKSTKHKNFTVAPEVVVALSDLTIAFPTKEEEVPETIKTLKETLTALEEKQEEQTKINIERAKARIAKLEAEEDKEEEFETTAEEKDQKVEEQSTDA; encoded by the coding sequence ATGTCCTCCGTTAAATCTGCTACTACTTCCACTTCAGCTGCtccaagaagaagagaaatCAAACGTCCAGATGATAAAGCTATCAaggaagaaattgaaaagttgAAGGATGAgattaaaaaattagatCTCACCAACAATGAAATCAATGCTCAAATTGCCAAAGctcaaattgatcaaaaagTCATGGACAAGAGAAACAAATTGCAAACTGAATTGAAGTCTTTGATTGCCAAACAATCTCAAGGTAAAAACGAACGtcaattaatcaatgaCCAAATCAAAGCCATTGATGCTTCCatgaagaaaagaattgccgaaattcaacaacaaacttCTAAAAACAACTTTAAGAATGTTGCTGAGATTGATTCTAGAATCAACTACTTGGATGGATTGATTGATGCTggtaatttgaaattggcCGATGAAAGAAGATTTGTCAAGGAAATGTCATCATTACGTAAGTTGCGTAAAGATTTCggatcaattgaaaaaactcaagaattgattgatcaAGACAAAGCCAAGATTgctgaattgaaaaagaaattgtcTGCTACTCATAACAAAGAGGTCCAAGCTCAATTCGAAACCattcaaaaagaattggatgCCATTAACGAATCTAACAAGACCATTATTTCTAAAAGAGACGAATTGCGTGACAAAAGAactgaaatcaaaaagcAAAAGGATGCCAAATATGAgcaaattagaaaaattagaagtgactttgatgaaaaatttgctTCTTTTAAGAAACAATTAgctgaagaaaaaaagagacGTGATGAAGAATACAAACAAAGATTGTTGgaagaaaaacaacaaaagaagaaagaacaaGCTGAAAAGGAATTGGCTGAAGCTTCCATTCCAGCTTTCACCGAGGAAATCAATTCCATCCACACTTTGTTGTCTTACTTTGACCCATCTTATGTCAAACCAACCAAGAAAACCGAAACCAATGGTGCTTTACcaatcaataacaacattAGAAAGGTTGAATTCCCAGAAGACTTTGTTGTCATTAAAAAGGAACAAGAAGAGTTTTTTGCTGGTACCAAAGGTAAAAAGGGTAAACAACACCAAAAGAAATCTACTAAACACAAGAATTTCACTGTTGCTCCagaagttgttgttgcctTAAGTGACTTGACCATTGCTTTCCCAACTAAAGAAGAGGAAGTCCCAGAAACCATCAAGACTTTGAAAGAAACCTTGACTGCCcttgaagaaaaacaagaagaacaaaccaaaatcaacattGAAAGAGCCAAGGCCAGAATTGCTAAATTGGAAGCAGAAGaagacaaagaagaagaatttgaaactaCTGCCGAAGAAAAAGACcaaaaagttgaagaaCAATCAACTGATGCTTAA
- a CDS encoding uncharacterized protein (Protein similar to S. cerevisiae Rot1p, which has roles in cytoskeletal dynamics and cell wall biosynthesis; predicted Kex2p substrate), translating into MLMYTILIPSLLYIALTIASSELLNSIQGTWQSQSERVITGPTFFDPQKELLEEPKLPGISYSFKNGYWESAQYIVMGNNRNHQCPQAMLIWQHGKYNLKRGKLVLIPNRNDGRQLISDPCLDNGKSEYKRFHNGETLEVDIRFDGYFGNWKLVLVDYLTGKKKQPMWLTSRNATMLPTGTITSTKRKYVKKE; encoded by the coding sequence ATGCTAATGTACACCATCCTTATACCAAGCCTTTTATACATTGCTTTGACAATCGCATCATCCGAGTTATTGAATTCCATACAGGGAACATGGCAAAGTCAAAGTGAACGAGTAATTACTGGACCAACTTTTTTTGATCCCCAGAAGGAATTGCTAGAAGAACCTAAGCTACCAGGTATATCAtattcatttaaaaatgGATACTGGGAACTGGCACAATATATTGTCATGGGGAATAATAGAAACCACCAATGTCCTCAAGCAATGTTAATTTGGCAACATGggaaatataatttaaaacGAGGAAAACTTGTGCTTATTCCCAATAGAAATGACGGTCGACAATTAATCAGCGATCCTTGTTTGGATAATGGTAAATCTGAATATAAAAGGTTTCATAACGGAGAAACATTAGAAGTTGATATTAGATTTGATGGATATTTTGGTAATTGGAAGTTGGTTTTGGTAGATTATCTTACAGGTAAAAAGAAGCAACCAATGTGGTTGACACTGAGAAATGCCACAATGTTGCCCACAGGAACCATAACCTCTACAAAGAGGAAATATGTTAAAAAAGAGTAG
- the IDI1 gene encoding isopentenyl-diphosphate delta-isomerase (Ortholog(s) have isopentenyl-diphosphate delta-isomerase activity, role in farnesyl diphosphate biosynthetic process and cytosol, nucleus localization), whose translation MSSEYAKLVASLSNQDILTKWPEVTPLKKISGIPRSAGSDSSDSDLFDGHDEEQIRLMEELCIVLDYDDKPVGAGTKKLCHIMDNINAGLLHRAFSVFLFNEDGKLLLQQRADEKITFANMWTNTCCSHPLCVPSELGVDSSLEGSKDVNNLTNAVKGAKVAAQRKLEHELGIPFEDAPIENFTYLTRIHYKSPSGDESSKWGEHEIDYILILKTKNDITVNANYNEVRDFKYVSADELKVMFEDDSLVFTPWFKLICQSFLFKWWDNLDNLDQFKDEEIHRLL comes from the coding sequence ATGTCATCAGAATACGCCAAATTAGTTGCTAGTCTTTCTAATCAAGATATTTTAACCAAATGGCCAGAAGTTACCCCcttgaaaaagatttctGGTATTCCAAGATCTGCTGGATCTGATAGTAGTGATtctgatttatttgatggTCATGATGAAGAACAAATTAGATTAATGGAAGAATTGTGTATCGTTTTAGATTATGATGACAAACCTGTTGGTGCaggaacaaaaaaattgtgtCACATAATGGATAATATTAATGCTGGGTTGTTACATCGTGCATTTTCTGTGtttttattcaatgaagatgggaaattattattacaacaaagagctgatgaaaaaatcacTTTCGCAAACATGTGGACAAACACTTGTTGCTCTCATCCTTTATGTGTTCCAAGTGAATTGGGTGTTGATTCGTCATTGGAAGGTTCTAAAGATGTCAACAATTTGACTAATGCTGTTAAGGGTGCTAAGGTTGCTGCACAAAGAAAATTGGAACACGAATTGGGAATACCATTTGAAGATGCCCCAATAGAAAATTTCACCTACTTGACTAGAATCCATTACAAATCACCAAGTGGTGACGAATCTTCCAAATGGGGGGAACAcgaaattgattatatattaattttgaaaactaaaaatgATATCACTGTTAATGCTAATTATAATGAGGTTAGAGATTTCAAATATGTCAGTgctgatgaattgaaagtCATGTTTGAAGATGACTCCTTGGTGTTCACCCCATGgttcaaattgatttgcCAATCTTTCTTATTCAAATGGTGGGATAACTTGGACAATTTAGATCAATtcaaagatgaagaaatccATCGTTTACTCTGA
- a CDS encoding putative methyltransferase (Protein of unknown function; repressed by prostaglandins; Hap43-induced, Spider biofilm induced), with translation MAKRKATESEPLPTKKPTKSVSETTISICIPSTVISSKNAYNLQQITNIIYQIAKACTIYKVAEIIVFDVPQSNNDKEDDKSTVVVGSKVKFVEDEPEKTLANPSKKSNVNGDKVSPSLLVASLLQFFITPPYLVKTMFSSHLNSKFKNILPKFTYAFKLPKITTLPFMQNNQVYKDFKEGMIIPRETPLMKKKNKKTKSDHKITVSKYVNIGEKEALKLNIKREIPIYSRVTVDLKNKTVVSPLQAYGVVGHKAAFGYHVRMASEFNKIFTQSPISDGYSSTIYVNCDDYFGNNNKISELDNLSTFKEATGNVLMVLGNYKDLQAGFKADTSNVFENIDSVAHLFDSKLNIPDGCRIEDAILISLAKVIE, from the coding sequence ATGGCCAAAAGAAAAGCAACAGAATCGGAACCTTTACCGACTAAGAAGCCAACAAAATCTGTTTCTGAAACGACAATCTCAATATGTATACCTTCAACAGTAATTTCCCTGAAGAATGCTTATAATTTACAACAAATAACCAATATCATATATCAAATTGCTAAAGCCTGTACCATTTATAAAGTTGCCGAAATCATTGTATTTGATGTGCCACAATCAAACAATGATAAAGAAGACGATAAACTGACTGTTGTCGTTGGAAGCAAGGTTAAATTTGTTGAGGATGAACCCGAAAAGACTCTTGCTAATCCGAGTAAAAAATCCAATGTTAATGGTGATAAAGTATCTCCTTCATTATTAGTTGCCAGTTTATtgcaatttttcatcaccCCTCCATACCTCGTGAAGACAATGTTTTCCAGTCATTTAAAttccaaattcaaaaacatCCTTCCCAAATTCACGTATGCTTTTAAATTACCAAAAATAACTACTTTACCATTCATGCAAAATAATCAAGTATATAAGGATTTCAAAGAAGGTATGATAATACCCAGAGAAACAccattgatgaaaaagaaaaacaaaaagacCAAGTCCGACCACAAAATCACTGTTAGTAAATATGTCAATATTGGAGAGAAAGAAgcattgaaattaaacatTAAACGAGAAATCCCCATATATTCTCGTGTAACAGTTGacttgaaaaacaaaacagtCGTCTCCCCATTACAAGCCTATGGGGTTGTTGGTCATAAAGCTGCTTTTGGTTATCATGTAAGAATGGCCAGTGaatttaacaaaatattCACTCAATCACCAATATCTGATGGTTATTCAAGTACCATCTATGTAAACTGTGATGATTATTTtggcaacaacaataaaatatcGGAGTTAGATAATCTACTGACATTCAAAGAGGCCACAGGGAATGTATTGATGGTGTTGGGGAACTATAAAGATTTACAAGCAGGATTTAAAGCTGACACTTCAAAcgtatttgaaaatattgacaGTGTTGCCcatttatttgattctaAGTTGAATATCCCAGATGGTTGTAGAATAGAAGATGCCATATTAATTAGTTTAGCTAAAGTTATAGAGTAG